In the genome of Candidatus Hydrogenedens sp., the window GGCAGGATTGGAAGGGTATGGATTAAAAGTTGTGGAACGAGTTCCTCTTATTATCCCCCCTAATGAGCATAATTCTGTATACTTAAAGACAAAAAAAGAAAAATTAGGACATTTGTTATAATAGGTTTATATAATAATGGAAGATAAAAATTCAGATAATTTAAAAATATTAGCCCGTTGCATATCGGATATAGAAGCCGAACTGATAGTGCGTTTACTCGAAGATAATGGTATTGAATCCTTCGTAGAAACGAATATTCCACATTCTGTATGGCCAGTGAGTGCAGATGCCTTGGTTATAGTTCGTGAAGAGGATTATGATAAAGCAAAACAAATACTCAAGGAAAATATAGAAAATCAAGAGTTGATAGTAGATGAAGAAAATACAAATAACTTTTCTGAAGAAGAAGGAGAATAAATATGCCTAAAATTGTTCAAGGGAATTTAA includes:
- a CDS encoding DUF2007 domain-containing protein, which encodes MEDKNSDNLKILARCISDIEAELIVRLLEDNGIESFVETNIPHSVWPVSADALVIVREEDYDKAKQILKENIENQELIVDEENTNNFSEEEGE